In the genome of Arthrobacter alpinus, the window GGACTGACAATCATCACCGCGGCGACGCAGGGAGGACCTGCCGGATTCACCTGCCAATCTTTCGCCTCACTCTCACTGGATCCGGCGTTGGTGACGTTCAGCCCGGCCCGTACATCCTCCACCTGGCCGCTCTTGCGTGCTGCGGGACGCTTCACGATCAACATCCTGCCCGCCGAGCACCAGCACCTCTCGGCACAGTTTGCGCGGTCAGGTGCCGACAAGTTCGCCGGCGTGGAGTACACCAATTCACCCTTGGGAAACCCCATCTTGGACCAGGCGTTGGCCTGGGTGGACTGCGAGCTTCACCAGGAGTACGACGGCGGAGACCACACCATAGTTGTGGGGTCCGTGCGCGCCCTGGAAGCAAGGTCAGAGGCCGAGCCTTTGCTCTTTTACAAGGGAGCGTATGCCGGCGTCGCACCGGTTCCTGTCCTGATAGGCACCAACGCATGATCTGCACTAGACAGGTTCGCTGCGCATGAACCCGTCTAGTGCAGAACGGCCGGGTCCTGTTTCGTATCCTTGGCGGGGAGCCAGAAAAGGAAACTAATCAGGGCCACGGCGGTTGCCATGAGGAAGGCCGGGCCGTAGGAGAAAGCATCCACAAGGAATCCGGCAGCGATGGGTCCGATGATGGCGCCCAGGTCTGAGCTCATCTGGAATGTGGCCAGCACCTTGCCGCCGGAGCGTTCGTTGCCAATGATGTCGGCCACGGTGGCCTGCTGTGCGGGGCCCATGAGTCCGCTGCCCAAGCCCGCGATCGCGGAGACCAGGAAGAACCAGAACTCGGTGCCTGTGAACCCCAGGGCGCCCATTGCAAGGCCGTTCACAGCCAGGCCGGCCAAGATCATGGGCTTGCGGCCCCAGGTGTCGGTCAGCCGGCCCGAGAAGGTCAGCGCCACACCGGTGCCAATGGCAAACACGGCCAGGGAGATGCCGGCAACCTCGGGGCCTGCGCCAAGGGCCGCCGTGGCGAACAAGGGCACAAGCGCCATGCGGATGCCGAAGGCTGACCAGCCGTTGGCGAATCCGGATGTCAGAACAGCGCGGTAGGCCGGCAGCACCAGAGCCGTCCGCAGCGGCAGAACTTCCTTGGCTGCCGCCCTTCGTGCATGGGAGGGGACAACGGCCGGGAGCATGGTCGCCACTAGGACCGCCACCAGCACCAGCGCAGCGGCGTAGACCAGGAACGGCAGGTGAAGGCCAAGACCGGCCAACAATCCGCCCACGGCAGGGCCGGCAATGTTGCCCAGCAAGAATGATCCGGAGTACAAACTGGAAACCCGGCCCCTCGCCAGTGGGGGAGCCAGCCGGATGAGCAAGCCCATGGCTGCCACCGTGAACATGGTGGAACCGATGCCGCCAAGTCCGCGGTACACCAAGAGCTGCCAGTAGTTTTGTGCAAAGGCACACGCCGCGGAGGACACGGCAACAATCAGGATTCCCACAATATAGGTGCGACGCTCTCCCATGCGTTCAACGAGCCAGCCACTCAGAGGGGCAAAGACCAGGCGCGTGAAAGCAAAGGCGCTCACCACCACGGCAGCGGCTGTGACGCTGACATCAAAACTTTGGGCGAATTGCGGCAGCACGGGGGCCACAATGCCGAAGCCGATCGCGATCATGAAGGCGGCCGCAACGAGCACCTTGATCTCGCGGGGAAGTTTCACCGGAGCTGGCTTTGCGGAATTGGGGGAAGGGGAGCTGATCATTCTCATCAGCTAAGAGTTTGTCACAGGGTGGCTGAAACTGGCGTGTTGTGGGCACCATGAGAGACTGGGTGAGTGAACGATCTTCTCCCCATCATCCTGTCCATTGTTGTTGGGCTCGCCGTCATTGGCGGGCTCATCCCCGTCTTCCTGAAGGCACGCCGCAACAGCCAGAACTACACCGGCCCCCGCGATGCCAACGACCCGGCACCGTTGGATGCCGCCGACGCCCAAGGCGACACGCTGGTCGCCGATCGCCCGGATACCCAGGCTCCGGCGTCGGACCTTGAAACGGAACTGCTTGAGCCAGAAGCCCCGGCTGCCCCGTCGCTGGAGACTCCACTGCCCGTTGAAGGCCGTCTGGTTCGGCTGCGTGCGCGCCTGTCGAAGTCAAACAACGCGCTGGGCAAGGGCCTGCTGGCACTTCTTTCACGCGACACCATCGATGAAAACGTGTGGGAAGAGGTCGAGGAAACGCTGCTGCTGGCTGACATCGGCACGGATTCCACGATGGAGTTGGTGGATACCCTGCGCGACCGCGTGAAGGTTTTGGGCGTGCGCAGCCCCGAGCACGTGCAGGCGATGCTGCGCGAGGAGCTCATCAAGCTCGTTGATCCGACCATGGATCGCAGCCTGAACATTGACCGTCACGACGGCCGCCCCGCCGTACTCATGGTGGTCGGCGTCAATGGTGTCGGCAAGACCACCACAGTTGGCAAGCTTGCCCGTGTCCTGGTCGCCGAGGAGAAGGACGTGCTGCTGGGTGCCGCGGATACTTTCCGCGCCGCGGCTGCCGAGCAGCTGGCCACGTGGGGTGCCCGCGTGGGCGTTCCCACCGTGAAGTCCGACGTCGATGGTGCAGACCCGGCCTCTGTTGCGTTTGAGGCGGTGAAGGCTGGCATCGACCAGGAGGTTGATGTTGTCATGATCGACACCGCAGGACGCCTTCAGAACAAGGTTGGCCTGATGGACGAGCTGGGCAAGGTCAAGCGCGTCATTGAAAAGCAGGCCACGGTTGATGAGGTGCTGTTGGTGCTTGATGCCACCACGGGCCAGAACGGTCTGACGCAGGCAAAGGTTTTTGCAGAGGTCGTCAACATCACCGGTATTGTGCTGACCAAGCTGGACGGCACGGCCAAGGGTGGGATCGTTGTTGCCATCCAGAAGACGCTGGGCGTTCCCGTGAAGCTGGTGGGCCTGGGTGAAGGTGCCGATGATTTGGCTCCCTTCGACGCAGAGAACTTCGTGGACGCCCTCTTGAGCTAAGCGCCACTGATCGGATGCAACAAAGGAGGGTGCCCGCTTTGGCGGGCACCCTCCTTTGTGTCTTGTGTCTATCCCATTGCGGCCGTTACGGCCGACGTCCGGCAACGAGGATTGAAACGAGCATGGGTAGCAGCGGCAGGCACAGTGCCGTGAGGAAAGTCGGTCCGAGCATGCGGAAATAAATGTCAACTTCACCTTGGCTAAACATGACGTTCCAGAACAACAGCCAGGCTGCAACGACCATGATTGTTGAGGTACGCCCCAGAGCCACAGCCACGAGCCCCACGTTTCTGCGCAGGGCCACCGCCACACCCAGCACGAGAACCAGCAGTTGGAGTCCGAACGCGGCAATGGGGGCCGAACCCAGGCCCCACAGAATCTTCGACACCACAGAGACACGAGTGTCCTGGGAGTACTCTGCCTGGCCGCTTTCCTGAGTGTGGTGACCCAAATAGTTCATTTGCGGTCGAACCAGGGCCAGAACCCCACGTTCTGACAGGCTCACCAAGCGCTCCGGGTGGGTCAGGTAAAAGCCAGCCAATTTCAGGTTGGCAACCTCAGTTGTGAACTGCTCGAAGTTCGGATTGTTGACCCCAGAATCGGCCGTTCCATAACTGGTCCCGGCGTACCGGGCAAAATCAGCGCCTACCCCAAACCACGCCAAATCCCCTTCAGGGTTGGGGCTGTAAGCCAAAACCTCCGCGAAGACTGCGTTGTACAGCTGTGCTTCACGGTCTTTGTGCGCAGTGGCGCCCAAGGCCAGGGCAGCTCCGGCGGTTAGTACAACAATCACCATGGTTGCGGCAATGCGCCGGATGAACCGGTATTTGCCGGTGGCCTCGAGGGTAGTTGAAGCGCCCACGCGAGTACGGGATGGACGCCACCAGAGGGCCAGCGCCAGCGCTGGCAGAATCGCCACTGTTTGCGGATCCGCTGTAAATACACAGAGGGCGGCCACAGCCACGCCTACGAGACCTGGGATGGTCACCGTGTCGCGGCGCCAAAGAAATAGCAGTGAGACAAACAACCCGAAGAGCCCCAGAAAAAGAGCTGCTTGGGGGTATGGGGAAACGAAAAAGACGGCAAAGCTACTGTCTGAGACGACAGCGGTCATTCCAGCAGCTGCCAAGAGGCGGAACGGCAAGCGGCCAGGGCAGGCCACAACAAAACCAGCCAACAACAGTCCAAACACTGCGGCGCTGACAACGGCAATTGCGCGGGTGTCCAAACCATCGCCCCACCCCAGCACCGGCGTCAGGAGCTGGCCCAGCCACGCCAGAAGATGCGGCGAGGAGAACCAGTACAGCGAGTCACTATTTGCCGGACAGGCCTCTCCAACCCAGCTGTGAGGAACCCACTGCGGGAAGATGAACTGGGTGAACTCTTGGTAGCTCCAAGGGCGGACATTGCTGAGTCCCAGCCGGCACATCATCATGAACCCGTCGCCACGGTCTGCGACGCCAACGGTGGAGGGCAGCAGCAGCCGAACGAGGACCACCGTGGCCGCCATGATTCCTGCAACGGCCGCGGCGAGGCCGTGATGTTGAATCCTACGAACGGGGCTGCCCGGGCTGAAAGTGGTCCCAAACCACCGGAATGCAAGGCTGGCATAGCGCTGGCGAGTGGGTTTCTCTGCGACTGCCACAGAAGCGTTTCCAGGATTGGCCGCGGGTTGATTACCGGTTTCGGGACCATCGCCAATTGTGGAAGACGGCCCATCATTTTCAGCTGATGCGCTACTGCCAGCTGCGGAAGTTTCAATCATGGAGCAAGGTGCCCTTCAAAGTCTTGGAGTCTTTCGATCGAACGGCGCATCGAAGCGTTGACATTCCATTTCCCGGCACAACGATTCCGGTAACCGCTACGCCTTCCGGGATGGGGGCGGGAGCAAAGAATTCTTCGGCAAATGGTGTGCACTTGCCCAGAACCTCAGCTTCGGGGGGATTGCTGTTGTTGATGTTCAGCCAAGCGTTGATATCTTCGCCAACATGTGGTTCCGAACACAAGACGACCGTCAGGCTGGGTTCCTTTGACGGTTCTGGAAAAGGCGCGTCCGGGTAGCATGTGCGCAGCCGAGCCGAGGCAGGCGTTGCCATCACGTCCTGGAGTGAGCCAGTGAGCAATACAGGTTCGTCACTGCCGGGGCTCTTGACCACAAGATCGCACCGAACCGTCCGGTCTCCAGCACTCCAAGCGGTTGTTTCTGGAAAGTAGGCTGTGATTCCAAGAGCAGAACTTGTGTCACGGTCCCGTGCACCCAGATAATCGCGCAGCATCTCAACGGTGCAGTATTGACTCGTTACCGCTGCCAAACGTGATGAGTTTGGGCGGGAATCGCTGGCGGCCAGACTGCCCAGCAATTTAGCAATCCGAAACGTCTCGCTGGTGTGATCCGAGGTGCAGGGGACTGCCGGCTTAGTGTCACTCACGGCCTCGTTTTCCTCAGGCGTCGTGAGGAGGTGACATGAAGACACCTCAACGTTCGTTGCGGCAGGGCGTTCAACGGGCAAGGTGCCACAGGCGGAAGTAACCAGCACAATCCCCAAGGTCGCCGCTAGTCGAAAACGTGCACGGATCATCCTCGTGACTGCTTGGCTGACTTGCGCGCAGACATGACCAGCACAATGAAGGCGCCCACGAAACCGATAATCACGACGATCGAACCCAGGTAATGATGCATGAGGTCAAACCCGGTCTGCCCCCACCAGACGAGACCGAAAACGATCATGAGAAAACGGAGAACATTGCAGGCGGCTACGATGATTAGGCTCACGATGAGCGCACGGACCAGCGAGCCGCGTTGGCAACGCCCTGACAATAGAATCAGTCCTGCCGCTGCCAGCAGAGGCACCCACAGCACGGCTGTTGAACAAAGTGCCGTGATATTCAATCCATAGGGAACGTTGTCGCCCATTCGGAACACCACCATGCTGGCAACGCTGTAAACGCTTGTATCGGAGAACAACTGCAGCGTCCCGGCAAAGGCGCGGGCCTCAAGTGTGCGGAGCTGATCCTGAAACATGATCAAGGCTGCAGCGCCGGCAAACAGCATGAGGGCGGGGAAGCCGTGCGGCCGTGGAGCCCTGATCGCTGCGTTCGTTGGCGGGTTCGAAGCGTTTGGCACAGGGACGTGCGCGGGAGTCGTCGTCATTAGGCTTCCTTTGCCAGTAGCTGGGCGTCAGATTCATTGTTTCGGCGGGTCTTGGCCCAGCCATTGCGGCCCGTAAGCATACGGAAACCGGCCCGCAGAACACACACGTAGCTTTGGTACATGTACAGCCAGTAGCCAACGCCCCAGACCAGACCCATGAAAAAGTTGCGGCCAGGTTCTGCTTGGCGGCGGTAGATTGGCCCCCACAATGCGAACGGGACAACACCGGTCAAGAGAATGAGGGGGATGAGCCACCAGGCTTGACTCAGCCACAGGGCGACGCTGCCCGCCGTGACGGCACCGCTACCAATCATCGACAGGAAAAGGGTCGGCCACAGGAACAGGCCAATGAGCTGAACATAGGGAATCAGCAGGAAATAACTGGATTCCAGCGCCCCAAGGTTGGTGAAGTGGGGAGAAACGAAGATGTTCTTGAGGTAACGGCTGCACTGCATGCCGCCTTGGCACCAGCGAGTACGTTGGGTCAGCAGGCGTCGTACCGAGGGCAGGGCTTCCTGCGAGACATGGGTGTCGTGCATGTAGACGGTGTGGTGGCCGGCAAGCATGATGTGGATGGCGAGCTCATAGTCTTCCAGGAGCCCACCGTGCCAGGGGCGTTTGGCGATGTCGGCGACGGCATCCAGTGCCGAGAGCCGGGTGAACTGGCCATTTCCGCCAAGACCCACGGACAGTGTGTGTCGACGCAAGGACTGCATGGCAGCAATGGTGGTACGGAATTCTATGTCCTGCATACGCACAAGGTACCTGGCCATGGCTTGTTTCAGGCGGGAATTTCCGCTGGCCGGGTTGGGGTCATTGCGGTTGCGCATCCATACGGCGGCCTGCGCGGCGCCAACCGTCGGATCGCCAAACGCGAGTGAACCGGAGGCCTGCGCCAAAGCGTTGGGGGCCAGCTCTCCATCACCATCAACGACTGCCACGATGCAGCGGGTGCGGTCCGTGGTGGCCGGGAGCCAGGCATTGAGTGCCGCATATGCGGCGTTCAAGGCATCGCCCTTTCCTGTCCTGGCATTCGGGCGCCTGCGTTGGATCAGATGGATCTTGCTGTTTTCACGCGACATGGCCACGACAACCTCGGCGGTGCTATCTTCACTGTCATCGTCGATGACCCAGATGTGGGCACCCGGGAACTGGGTGACGAGGGATCTGACAGTGTTCTTGATGACCACTTCTTCATCTCGGCAGGGAATGAAGAAGTGCCAATCGAAGAGCGTTGGGTCACCTTCCGGATCCTGTTTTCTGGTCAGGAAGGGAACCAGCAGGATTGCGACGTACGCCAAGAAGGTAACCAATAGGACGAAGGCAAGTGCCTGGGCCGATTCAAAAAAAGACAATATGTCCCCAGAGCTAATGGATGCGGGTAGTGCGGACCCGGGCTTGTAACAAGCCCGGACCCGCACCGTCAATGCAAGGTGGTACTAACTAACGACGTCTTATTGGACGCTTTGCTTCTTCCGGCTGACAGAGCGCAGCAGAAAGAATCCAGCTACCAAGACCACTGCAGCAATGAGCAGGTACCAGCCCAGCGGGCCAGCTCCTGTAGCTGCTAGTGCTCCGGCGCCGGCAGCTGTTCCGCCGCCGCCAATTTTTGGTCCGTACATGTGTGATTGCTCCCTAGGCCATTGCCACGGTGCTGGCTGCACCGTTGCGACGGCGACGAACGACAAACATGCCCAACAGCACGATCAGACCGAGGCCACCAGCGATGGCCAGGCTGTCCTTGTTGACGACCGGAATCGCAGCGGTGGTCAGGTTCGGTCCAACGCTTGCCGAAGCCAGGTCAATTGTGGTCAAAGAACCATTGAGCAGGCTCAGCTGAAGTGCTGTCTGAGTGAACGTGCCTGCCGTGGTGCTTTGTACGTTGACCTTCAGTGCAGCAATGTTGCTCACTGCGGCACTCAACGGGGGTAGCAGTGAGGTGCTCAAGCCGGTCAGCAGGGGATTCAGAATTCCCTGTGCCGTGGCGAGAGCAGCGCGGGCGACGATGCCGAGCACACCCGCGGGGATTGCTGCACCAACACTTGTCAGGAGGTCATTTACGATTTTTGTAAGCTTGGCGACTACGGCCTGCGGCAGGTACTGCAACAGGTCGGTGCCGGCGGGCAAGGCATTGATGTTGGCAACTCCAGCAGCTGCGAGCAGCTCGGCTTCGGTGATGGCAATCTTGCCACTGGCCAAGGGGTTGGTGATGTCTACGCCAACGAGAGATACGGCGGCCAAGAGGGTGTTGATCGCCGGGTTAAGCGTGTTGGCAACACCTTGAATCACGGTTCCACCCACGGATGCGCTGACGCCGGCTACGTTGTACTGACCAACCGGGGCTGCGTCGACGTCCTGCTTTGCAGCCGCGGCTAGTACACCGACCTGGAGATCAATGTTGACGAGGTCGGCTCCACCCAGCAAACCGGCCGTGCCAACCATGACGCGAGCTGCCGGCAATGCCGGATCGCCTGCGACAGGAAGGTTTCCGGGCAGGGTGACCAGCGACGGTGCGCCGGATACCAGGCCGGAGAAGGCTTCAGAGGAGCCATCGTTGACGGCGTGGCCGTACTGGCCGACAGCGCCAAGCTGGATGATGCCATTGTTGCCAAGCAACGGAATGTTGCCAGCACCAACGTTAAGAATGCCCAGAGCGCTGAGGTCCAACGGCTGGTTGGCAACTACGTCTGCAGTCGTACCATCGTTGATGGCAGTTGCCGCACCGTTCTTGAGGTCAAGAGCGAAGTTCGGGTAGCTAAGAAGCGACCCGTTTAGCAGCTGGCCTGATCCCTGGCTGATGACGTCTCCGGGAGCGGCCTGTGCAGGCGCTCCCGCCAACATGCCAAGTGCCAGAGCGGCAACGGTTGCCGTTCCAACGGCGCCCGACCAAGCGCGCACAGTTTTAGTCTTGTTCATTTAGTGGTTCCCCTAATAATTTGACTTTCGAGTACCTCAAGTACCGCCAACCGAAGGCTTAAAGCAGCTCTTCGATCCCCCCAATGGAACCGATTATTTTGCGAATGATACCGACAAGTCATGTCCAAGGTTGGTAGTGGCGAAACGGAACATACCGAGCGTCTGTCAACATTAATTGCAATGAAAAAATACGGGGAAAATCAGATCTGACAGCGGTCAGTTGAATTTCCCGAGACCTTTATGTAATTGTTATGATTTCCTTTTTAGCGGTACTGCGTGCTTGCTATCACAAGGCAATCACAGTCAATATTCTCTCATCGGCAGTCGGAAAACCTGAGTGCCAGGCGGCTAAAATTGATTAGCCAAGTGGCTAAAATGTGGCGCTAATAATAGCCAGTTGGCTTTACCGGCAGCCTCGATTTAATTCGCTTCTGAGATTATCTGACTAACATTGGGACCGGTCACTTGGTTGGCTGTGTACAGAGCGGAGTTGGCATCAGTGATGGAATCTATGTGCCAGCCATGACATGGGCGCGTCACAGGACTCTGTTTGATTCGAGATAGGACGCTGGCGCGCTATTCTTGGAGAAGTAGGCTTCGGGGGAAATACGTTATCGCCTCCTTCCATGCACGTGTGCATGGTGGGTAGCCGGATGTCACGTACCAATGCAATCTCGACCAGCCGGGTGGATCGTAAAGATCGTCCAGGCTAGTCCGGTAAGCGGTTACGTATTAGCTGCATGGATAAGGGTTGGAAAATGAATGTCGGAACTATACAGACCGTAGCGACCCTGCAGATGGCAGTCGTCGGATGCGACTACGTCACGAATCTCGGCCTGTCCCAACTCTTGAACCGCGCCAATTACATCAATGTGTTGGCTTCCGTGCCCAGCTTGCCAGCTCTCAATTCGGTCATGGAAACATCTAACGTGGATCTGGTTCTCATTGATGCGGGCATTCCACTCATGGACTTGATGCACATTTGCCGGGAACTTGCCGCGGCGGAAACCTCGCCCACCGTGGTGGTGATGGGGGACCTGCCCTTTGAAGTTACCGAATCCCTCATCTTTGCCGGTGTTAGCGCAATCCTGAACAATGGCGTGGTTGCGGAAGATATTCCCACTGCTTTGCGCATGGCTCATCGAGGTGGCGCAGTGTTAGTCAACAAGGGCTCCCGTCTTGCCTTGATGGAGCGCAGCAACAGCTACGATATTGGCAATCGCGTTCGCTTTGACGGCCTCAATACTCGCGAACGAGCCGTGGCCCTCGGCGTTGCTGAAGGGAAGTCCAACGGACAATTGGCCTCGGAACTTCATGTCAGTGAAGCAACGGTGAAGCTTCTGGTTTCAAACGTCATGGGTAAGCTACGTGTTTCCAATCGAGTCCAGATCGCCGTTGTGGTCACCAAAGCCCGTCTCGTCTGAACAGTCGGCTGCATGCACCGCGTCTAGCGAGACTCGGCCGAAACATGCCTGTTACAAGAGCGTCGATTGTCCTTTACAAAGACCTTAAAAATGTAACGTGACGGAAATGATTCGGGTCTCACTTTGAAACACGCAGGACCCAACATTGTAAGAGTCCACATTGCACGGGCCCAAAGAAGCGGCCGGCAGTAACTCTCGCAAGGAAAGGCCAGAAGCTGATGAATACTGGCGATACAGCTTGGGTCCTAGCATCCGCATCTTTGGTGCTTCTGATGACCCCAGGACTAGCATTTTTTTACGGCGGCATGACCCGGGCAAAGGGTGTGCTGAACATGATGATGATGAGCTTCGGCGCCATCGCCGTGGTCGGCGTCCTCTGGGTCCTCTTTGGATACTCGGCAGCGTTCGGTAGCGACGTTGGCGGCGGACTCCTGGGCAACCCGTTCGAAAAGTTCGGTCTCCAGGGTGTTCTTGACACCTCAGACACCATGCCGCTGGTGGGAACCATCCCTGAGATTGCCTTCGTTGGCTTCCAGGCCGTGTTTGCCATCATCACCGTAGCCCTTATTACCGGTGCCATTGCAGACCGCGCCAAGTTCGGTGCCTGGATGCTCTTCGCCGCAATCTGGGTCACAGTTGTCTACTTCCCCGTAGCTCACTGGGTCTTCTCCTTTACCGAAGACGCGGAAGGCAACCCCACAGGTGGCTGGATCGGCCAGGGTTTGGGTGTTATTGACTTTGCCGGTGGTACTGCTGTTCACATCAATGCCGGTGCAGCAGCTCTGGCCCTGGCCCTGATCCTGGGTAAGCGCAAGGGCTTCGGCAAGGATTCGAGCCACCGTCCGCACAACCTTCCGTTCGTTATGCTCGGCGCCGGACTTCTCTGGTTTGGCTGGTTTGGTTTCAACGCCGGCTCCGCCCTGGGTGCCAACGCTGTCGCCGGCTACGCCTGGATCAACACGCTGGCCGCACCTGCCGCAGCAATCTTGGGCTGGCTCTTGGTTGAAAAGCTCCGTGATGGTCACGCCACTTCCCTCGGTGCCGCATCCGGTGCCGTAGCCGGCCTGGTAGCCATCACCCCCGCATGCTCGGCCTTGACCCCGGTTTGGTCCCTTGTCCTGGGCCTGATCGCCGGCGTTATCTGCGCACTGGCAGTTGGCTTGAAGTACCGTTTTGGAATTGACGATTCACTGGACGTTGTAGGTGTCCACCTTGTCGGCGGCATTGTCGGCACGCTGTTCATTGGGCTCGCGGCGGACGAAAACTCGCCGGCAGGTGGCCAGGGTCTTTTCTATGGTGGCGGATTCGAACTTCTGGGCAAGCAGGCTATCGGCGCATTCGCAGTTATGCTCTACTCCTTCGTGATCGCGTTCGTCATCGGTTGGATCATCAACAAGACCATGGGCTTCCGTATCTCGGACGAACATGAAGTAGATGGCATTGACGTCGCCATTCATGCAGAATCAGCTTATGACTTGGGCGGCCGCAACTCCGGTAGCTTCTCGCCCCTCCTTGAAAAACTCCCTACGGCTTCCGGGTCCAAGGAATCACGTAGCGTGGAAGCGAAGGTAGACGCATGAAACTAATTACGGCGATCATCCGCCCGGAACAACTGGACGATGTCCGCAACGCCTTGGAAAGCTACGGTGTTCAAGGACTCACAGTCAGCGGCGCGCACGGCTACGGCCGCCAACGCGGCCACACCGAGGTTTACCGCGGTGCCGAGTACACGGTGGACTTGCACCCGAAGATCCGGATCGAAGTCCTTGCCAGCGATGAGCAAGCTTACGATCTCATGGACATCATCGTTGCCAGCTCCAACACCGGTACCGCAGGTGATGGCAAGGTTTGGATGATCGAGGTTTACGAGGCAGTCCGGGTCCGGACCGGCGAACGCGGCGTAGCCGCCATCTAAGTAAATTCAGTGGGCCCACGCGCCCGTGGGTTTCCTGGCTGAGCTTGCGAGGTTGGGGAGGGTGCGGGGAACGACGGCGGCCGTTGGGTGAGTTTCAAAACTCACCCAACGGCCGCCGTCGTACTTGTGCCTGCTAGTCGCTGCTGGTGGTCCACTGCGCCGGACCCGTGGTACCGGCTGCGTATTCCTCCATGGGGACCTCATTTGCCTTCCATGCGGCAAATGCCGGCTCCACGATCCGCCAGCATTCCTCTGCGGTGTCGCCGCGAACGGAGAGGAGTGGATCCGCGCTGAGGACGCCGTCGAGCACTTCACCGTAGGGCAGAAGGGGGTCACTGGCCAGCTTTGCCTCCAGCTGAACGCGATCCAGCGTGAAAAGGTCGCCGGGGCCATTGACATCCAGGTCCAGGGTGAGAGTCTCCGGGCCAAAGCCAATGTGAAGGCGGGTGGGGGAGTCAGTTCCCTTGAAGCCCACGGGAAGGTGCGGAACTGGTTTAAAGGTCACCACGGCCTCTTTGCGGGTTCGTCCCAAGGCCTTGCCGGAGCGCAGAATGAATGGGACACCGGCC includes:
- a CDS encoding ammonium transporter, which produces MNTGDTAWVLASASLVLLMTPGLAFFYGGMTRAKGVLNMMMMSFGAIAVVGVLWVLFGYSAAFGSDVGGGLLGNPFEKFGLQGVLDTSDTMPLVGTIPEIAFVGFQAVFAIITVALITGAIADRAKFGAWMLFAAIWVTVVYFPVAHWVFSFTEDAEGNPTGGWIGQGLGVIDFAGGTAVHINAGAAALALALILGKRKGFGKDSSHRPHNLPFVMLGAGLLWFGWFGFNAGSALGANAVAGYAWINTLAAPAAAILGWLLVEKLRDGHATSLGAASGAVAGLVAITPACSALTPVWSLVLGLIAGVICALAVGLKYRFGIDDSLDVVGVHLVGGIVGTLFIGLAADENSPAGGQGLFYGGGFELLGKQAIGAFAVMLYSFVIAFVIGWIINKTMGFRISDEHEVDGIDVAIHAESAYDLGGRNSGSFSPLLEKLPTASGSKESRSVEAKVDA
- a CDS encoding P-II family nitrogen regulator — its product is MKLITAIIRPEQLDDVRNALESYGVQGLTVSGAHGYGRQRGHTEVYRGAEYTVDLHPKIRIEVLASDEQAYDLMDIIVASSNTGTAGDGKVWMIEVYEAVRVRTGERGVAAI